The Vidua chalybeata isolate OUT-0048 chromosome 6, bVidCha1 merged haplotype, whole genome shotgun sequence genome has a segment encoding these proteins:
- the DGLUCY gene encoding D-glutamate cyclase, mitochondrial isoform X3, which yields MQDERMLLTGGLKCLLPRVLRRIIRCNRRSISNTSVMAEGYKQANVVILHKSLADDFEKFCHANDGPLPLLYRTQPGDWKWPSLSSDSDIRTDCQLYRKYEHGACTGSLKSLKEYSEQLKDMVTFYLGCSFSFEKAVQKAGIPIRNVEQKCNVSMYKTSVPCYSISMFHCNLVVTMRPIPESKLGAAVLATSELKEAHGAPIHIGDPGLLGIQDLSKPDYGDTVQLHPGDIPVFWACGVTGVEAIINCRTPLAFTHSRDCTFITDLENDNIRSLGGVPQVHCISQDPLHFSIVSAEAAQKIKTLETLIGIDPGERGVRHLQRQGELLGACLAMSHAGSVLITTGFPTHFSHEPPEENDGPPGALAIAAMLQALEKQVAIVTDQRAMDLNKKIIEEAVQLGILKKPIPLLSYQRESANSALTFLCENGNPGRPRFDHLVAIERAGMAADGNYYNARKVNIKHLVDPIDELFLAAQTIPGITTTGVGDGGNELGMGKVKDAVKKHIKNGDVIACDVEADFTVVAGRKASENTCAARGPQWQNCQSRDGSGWAALLQHPFTYD from the exons GCTATAAACAGGCCAATGTTGTGATTTTGCACAAGTCCCTGGCTGATGACTTTGAGAAGTTCTGCCATGCAAATGATGGACCCCTGCCACTGCTGTACAGAACTCAACCAGGTGACTGGAAATGGCCTTCCCTGAGTAGTGATTCTGATATCAG AACTGACTGCCAGCTGTACAGAAAATATGAGCATGGAGCTTGTACTGGATCACTGAAAAGCCTTAAGGAGTATTCTGAACAACTCAAGGACATGGTGACTTTTTATTtaggctgcagcttctcttttGAAAAAGCAGTCCAAAAAGCTGGCATTCCTATCAGAAACGTTGAGCAAAAATGTAATGTAAGCATGTACAAA ACATCTGTGCCTTGCTACAGCATTTCTATGTTTCACTGCAACTTAGTAGTCACAATGAGACCTATTCCTGAAAGCAAgttgggagcagctgtgctaGCAACGTCAGAATTAAAAGAAGCTCATGGAGCACCAATTCACATAGGTGACCCTG GTCTGCTGGGAATACAAGATCTTTCTAAACCAGACTATGGAGATACAGTTCAACTTCACCCTGGTGACATTCCAGTGTTTTGGGCCTGTGGAGTAACAGGAGTAGAAGCAATTATCAACTGTC gAACTCCGTTAGCTTTTACTCATTCTCGTGACTGCACGTTCATTACTGACCTAGAGAATGACAATATCAGATCCTTAGGAGGAGTCCCACAGGTCCACTGCATCTCTCAAGATCCtctgcatttcagcattgtGTCAGCAGAAGCAGCCCAAAAGATAAAGACTCTAGAGACCCTAATTGGAATAGATCCAG GAGAGAGGGGTGTAAGGCACCTGCAGCGCCAGGGTGAGCTGCTGGGGGCCTGCCTGGCCATGTCCCACGCAGGGTCCGTGCTGATAACAACGGGATTTCCCACCCACTTCAGCCACGAGCCGCCCGAGGAGAACGACGGCCCCCCGGGAGCCCTTGCCATTGCAGCTATGCTGCAGGCCTTGGAGAAACAGGTTGCCATAGTTACAGATCAGAGAGCCATGGATCTGAATAAAAAGATTATTGAAGAAGCTGTTCAACTAG GAATCCTGAAGAAGCCCATCCCTCTATTGAGTTATCAAAGGGAAAGTGCCAATTCAGCTTTAACATTTTTGTGTGAGAATGGGAATCCTGGAAGACCTAG ATTTGATCACTTGGTAGCCATAGAACGTGCTGGGATGGCTGCTGATGGCAATTATTACAATGCCAGGAAAGTTAACATTAAACACCTCGTGGATCCCATAGATGAACTATTTTTAGCTgcacaaaccattccaggaaTCACAACAACAG GTGTTGGAGATGGAGGAAATGAATTAGGAATGGGCAAAGTAAAAGATGCTGTAAAGAAGCACATAAAAAACGGAGATGTTATAGCTTGTGATGTTGAAGCTGATTTTACTGTTGTAGCTG gaagaaaagcttctgaaaacaCTTGTGCAGCTCGGGGTCCGCAGTGGCAAAACTGCCAGTCTAGAGATGGAAGTGGATGGGCTGCCCTTCTACAGCACCCATTCACTTATGAttga
- the DGLUCY gene encoding D-glutamate cyclase, mitochondrial isoform X5, producing MVTFYLGCSFSFEKAVQKAGIPIRNVEQKCNVSMYKTSVPCYSISMFHCNLVVTMRPIPESKLGAAVLATSELKEAHGAPIHIGDPGLLGIQDLSKPDYGDTVQLHPGDIPVFWACGVTGVEAIINCRTPLAFTHSRDCTFITDLENDNIRSLGGVPQVHCISQDPLHFSIVSAEAAQKIKTLETLIGIDPGERGVRHLQRQGELLGACLAMSHAGSVLITTGFPTHFSHEPPEENDGPPGALAIAAMLQALEKQVAIVTDQRAMDLNKKIIEEAVQLGILKKPIPLLSYQRESANSALTFLCENGNPGRPRFDHLVAIERAGMAADGNYYNARKVNIKHLVDPIDELFLAAQTIPGITTTGVGDGGNELGMGKVKDAVKKHIKNGDVIACDVEADFTVVAGVSNWGGYAIACALHVLRCCEIHDRYLRRAVGFPRAPSQRLWLPALPSVPKEEKLLKTLVQLGVRSGKTASLEMEVDGLPFYSTHSLMIEKLLQEAQQ from the exons ATGGTGACTTTTTATTtaggctgcagcttctcttttGAAAAAGCAGTCCAAAAAGCTGGCATTCCTATCAGAAACGTTGAGCAAAAATGTAATGTAAGCATGTACAAA ACATCTGTGCCTTGCTACAGCATTTCTATGTTTCACTGCAACTTAGTAGTCACAATGAGACCTATTCCTGAAAGCAAgttgggagcagctgtgctaGCAACGTCAGAATTAAAAGAAGCTCATGGAGCACCAATTCACATAGGTGACCCTG GTCTGCTGGGAATACAAGATCTTTCTAAACCAGACTATGGAGATACAGTTCAACTTCACCCTGGTGACATTCCAGTGTTTTGGGCCTGTGGAGTAACAGGAGTAGAAGCAATTATCAACTGTC gAACTCCGTTAGCTTTTACTCATTCTCGTGACTGCACGTTCATTACTGACCTAGAGAATGACAATATCAGATCCTTAGGAGGAGTCCCACAGGTCCACTGCATCTCTCAAGATCCtctgcatttcagcattgtGTCAGCAGAAGCAGCCCAAAAGATAAAGACTCTAGAGACCCTAATTGGAATAGATCCAG GAGAGAGGGGTGTAAGGCACCTGCAGCGCCAGGGTGAGCTGCTGGGGGCCTGCCTGGCCATGTCCCACGCAGGGTCCGTGCTGATAACAACGGGATTTCCCACCCACTTCAGCCACGAGCCGCCCGAGGAGAACGACGGCCCCCCGGGAGCCCTTGCCATTGCAGCTATGCTGCAGGCCTTGGAGAAACAGGTTGCCATAGTTACAGATCAGAGAGCCATGGATCTGAATAAAAAGATTATTGAAGAAGCTGTTCAACTAG GAATCCTGAAGAAGCCCATCCCTCTATTGAGTTATCAAAGGGAAAGTGCCAATTCAGCTTTAACATTTTTGTGTGAGAATGGGAATCCTGGAAGACCTAG ATTTGATCACTTGGTAGCCATAGAACGTGCTGGGATGGCTGCTGATGGCAATTATTACAATGCCAGGAAAGTTAACATTAAACACCTCGTGGATCCCATAGATGAACTATTTTTAGCTgcacaaaccattccaggaaTCACAACAACAG GTGTTGGAGATGGAGGAAATGAATTAGGAATGGGCAAAGTAAAAGATGCTGTAAAGAAGCACATAAAAAACGGAGATGTTATAGCTTGTGATGTTGAAGCTGATTTTACTGTTGTAGCTG GGGTCTCTAACTGGGGTGGCTACGCCATTGCCTGTGCTCTGCACGTGCTGCGCTGCTGTGAGATCCACGACCGCTACCTGCGCAGAGCCGTCGGCTTTCCACGCGCGCCGAGCCAGAGGCTCTGGCTGCCAGCGCTCCCGTCCGTCCCCAAG gaagaaaagcttctgaaaacaCTTGTGCAGCTCGGGGTCCGCAGTGGCAAAACTGCCAGTCTAGAGATGGAAGTGGATGGGCTGCCCTTCTACAGCACCCATTCACTTATGAttgaaaagctgctgcaggaagcacagcagTGA
- the DGLUCY gene encoding D-glutamate cyclase, mitochondrial isoform X1, which produces MQDERMLLTGGLKCLLPRVLRRIIRCNRRSISNTSVMAEGYKQANVVILHKSLADDFEKFCHANDGPLPLLYRTQPGDWKWPSLSSDSDIRTDCQLYRKYEHGACTGSLKSLKEYSEQLKDMVTFYLGCSFSFEKAVQKAGIPIRNVEQKCNVSMYKTSVPCYSISMFHCNLVVTMRPIPESKLGAAVLATSELKEAHGAPIHIGDPGLLGIQDLSKPDYGDTVQLHPGDIPVFWACGVTGVEAIINCRTPLAFTHSRDCTFITDLENDNIRSLGGVPQVHCISQDPLHFSIVSAEAAQKIKTLETLIGIDPGERGVRHLQRQGELLGACLAMSHAGSVLITTGFPTHFSHEPPEENDGPPGALAIAAMLQALEKQVAIVTDQRAMDLNKKIIEEAVQLGILKKPIPLLSYQRESANSALTFLCENGNPGRPRFDHLVAIERAGMAADGNYYNARKVNIKHLVDPIDELFLAAQTIPGITTTGVGDGGNELGMGKVKDAVKKHIKNGDVIACDVEADFTVVAGVSNWGGYAIACALHVLRCCEIHDRYLRRAVGFPRAPSQRLWLPALPSVPKEEKLLKTLVQLGVRSGKTASLEMEVDGLPFYSTHSLMIEKLLQEAQQ; this is translated from the exons GCTATAAACAGGCCAATGTTGTGATTTTGCACAAGTCCCTGGCTGATGACTTTGAGAAGTTCTGCCATGCAAATGATGGACCCCTGCCACTGCTGTACAGAACTCAACCAGGTGACTGGAAATGGCCTTCCCTGAGTAGTGATTCTGATATCAG AACTGACTGCCAGCTGTACAGAAAATATGAGCATGGAGCTTGTACTGGATCACTGAAAAGCCTTAAGGAGTATTCTGAACAACTCAAGGACATGGTGACTTTTTATTtaggctgcagcttctcttttGAAAAAGCAGTCCAAAAAGCTGGCATTCCTATCAGAAACGTTGAGCAAAAATGTAATGTAAGCATGTACAAA ACATCTGTGCCTTGCTACAGCATTTCTATGTTTCACTGCAACTTAGTAGTCACAATGAGACCTATTCCTGAAAGCAAgttgggagcagctgtgctaGCAACGTCAGAATTAAAAGAAGCTCATGGAGCACCAATTCACATAGGTGACCCTG GTCTGCTGGGAATACAAGATCTTTCTAAACCAGACTATGGAGATACAGTTCAACTTCACCCTGGTGACATTCCAGTGTTTTGGGCCTGTGGAGTAACAGGAGTAGAAGCAATTATCAACTGTC gAACTCCGTTAGCTTTTACTCATTCTCGTGACTGCACGTTCATTACTGACCTAGAGAATGACAATATCAGATCCTTAGGAGGAGTCCCACAGGTCCACTGCATCTCTCAAGATCCtctgcatttcagcattgtGTCAGCAGAAGCAGCCCAAAAGATAAAGACTCTAGAGACCCTAATTGGAATAGATCCAG GAGAGAGGGGTGTAAGGCACCTGCAGCGCCAGGGTGAGCTGCTGGGGGCCTGCCTGGCCATGTCCCACGCAGGGTCCGTGCTGATAACAACGGGATTTCCCACCCACTTCAGCCACGAGCCGCCCGAGGAGAACGACGGCCCCCCGGGAGCCCTTGCCATTGCAGCTATGCTGCAGGCCTTGGAGAAACAGGTTGCCATAGTTACAGATCAGAGAGCCATGGATCTGAATAAAAAGATTATTGAAGAAGCTGTTCAACTAG GAATCCTGAAGAAGCCCATCCCTCTATTGAGTTATCAAAGGGAAAGTGCCAATTCAGCTTTAACATTTTTGTGTGAGAATGGGAATCCTGGAAGACCTAG ATTTGATCACTTGGTAGCCATAGAACGTGCTGGGATGGCTGCTGATGGCAATTATTACAATGCCAGGAAAGTTAACATTAAACACCTCGTGGATCCCATAGATGAACTATTTTTAGCTgcacaaaccattccaggaaTCACAACAACAG GTGTTGGAGATGGAGGAAATGAATTAGGAATGGGCAAAGTAAAAGATGCTGTAAAGAAGCACATAAAAAACGGAGATGTTATAGCTTGTGATGTTGAAGCTGATTTTACTGTTGTAGCTG GGGTCTCTAACTGGGGTGGCTACGCCATTGCCTGTGCTCTGCACGTGCTGCGCTGCTGTGAGATCCACGACCGCTACCTGCGCAGAGCCGTCGGCTTTCCACGCGCGCCGAGCCAGAGGCTCTGGCTGCCAGCGCTCCCGTCCGTCCCCAAG gaagaaaagcttctgaaaacaCTTGTGCAGCTCGGGGTCCGCAGTGGCAAAACTGCCAGTCTAGAGATGGAAGTGGATGGGCTGCCCTTCTACAGCACCCATTCACTTATGAttgaaaagctgctgcaggaagcacagcagTGA
- the DGLUCY gene encoding D-glutamate cyclase, mitochondrial isoform X4 yields MQDERMLLTGGLKCLLPRVLRRIIRCNRRSISNTSVMAEGYKQANVVILHKSLADDFEKFCHANDGPLPLLYRTQPGDWKWPSLSSDSDIRTDCQLYRKYEHGACTGSLKSLKEYSEQLKDMVTFYLGCSFSFEKAVQKAGIPIRNVEQKCNVSMYKTSVPCYSISMFHCNLVVTMRPIPESKLGAAVLATSELKEAHGAPIHIGDPGLLGIQDLSKPDYGDTVQLHPGDIPVFWACGVTGVEAIINCRTPLAFTHSRDCTFITDLENDNIRSLGGVPQVHCISQDPLHFSIVSAEAAQKIKTLETLIGIDPGERGVRHLQRQGELLGACLAMSHAGSVLITTGFPTHFSHEPPEENDGPPGALAIAAMLQALEKQVAIVTDQRAMDLNKKIIEEAVQLGILKKPIPLLSYQRESANSALTFLCENGNPGRPRFDHLVAIERAGMAADGNYYNARKVNIKHLVDPIDELFLAAQTIPGITTTGRKASENTCAARGPQWQNCQSRDGSGWAALLQHPFTYD; encoded by the exons GCTATAAACAGGCCAATGTTGTGATTTTGCACAAGTCCCTGGCTGATGACTTTGAGAAGTTCTGCCATGCAAATGATGGACCCCTGCCACTGCTGTACAGAACTCAACCAGGTGACTGGAAATGGCCTTCCCTGAGTAGTGATTCTGATATCAG AACTGACTGCCAGCTGTACAGAAAATATGAGCATGGAGCTTGTACTGGATCACTGAAAAGCCTTAAGGAGTATTCTGAACAACTCAAGGACATGGTGACTTTTTATTtaggctgcagcttctcttttGAAAAAGCAGTCCAAAAAGCTGGCATTCCTATCAGAAACGTTGAGCAAAAATGTAATGTAAGCATGTACAAA ACATCTGTGCCTTGCTACAGCATTTCTATGTTTCACTGCAACTTAGTAGTCACAATGAGACCTATTCCTGAAAGCAAgttgggagcagctgtgctaGCAACGTCAGAATTAAAAGAAGCTCATGGAGCACCAATTCACATAGGTGACCCTG GTCTGCTGGGAATACAAGATCTTTCTAAACCAGACTATGGAGATACAGTTCAACTTCACCCTGGTGACATTCCAGTGTTTTGGGCCTGTGGAGTAACAGGAGTAGAAGCAATTATCAACTGTC gAACTCCGTTAGCTTTTACTCATTCTCGTGACTGCACGTTCATTACTGACCTAGAGAATGACAATATCAGATCCTTAGGAGGAGTCCCACAGGTCCACTGCATCTCTCAAGATCCtctgcatttcagcattgtGTCAGCAGAAGCAGCCCAAAAGATAAAGACTCTAGAGACCCTAATTGGAATAGATCCAG GAGAGAGGGGTGTAAGGCACCTGCAGCGCCAGGGTGAGCTGCTGGGGGCCTGCCTGGCCATGTCCCACGCAGGGTCCGTGCTGATAACAACGGGATTTCCCACCCACTTCAGCCACGAGCCGCCCGAGGAGAACGACGGCCCCCCGGGAGCCCTTGCCATTGCAGCTATGCTGCAGGCCTTGGAGAAACAGGTTGCCATAGTTACAGATCAGAGAGCCATGGATCTGAATAAAAAGATTATTGAAGAAGCTGTTCAACTAG GAATCCTGAAGAAGCCCATCCCTCTATTGAGTTATCAAAGGGAAAGTGCCAATTCAGCTTTAACATTTTTGTGTGAGAATGGGAATCCTGGAAGACCTAG ATTTGATCACTTGGTAGCCATAGAACGTGCTGGGATGGCTGCTGATGGCAATTATTACAATGCCAGGAAAGTTAACATTAAACACCTCGTGGATCCCATAGATGAACTATTTTTAGCTgcacaaaccattccaggaaTCACAACAACAG gaagaaaagcttctgaaaacaCTTGTGCAGCTCGGGGTCCGCAGTGGCAAAACTGCCAGTCTAGAGATGGAAGTGGATGGGCTGCCCTTCTACAGCACCCATTCACTTATGAttga
- the DGLUCY gene encoding D-glutamate cyclase, mitochondrial isoform X2, which yields MLLTGGLKCLLPRVLRRIIRCNRRSISNTSVMAEGYKQANVVILHKSLADDFEKFCHANDGPLPLLYRTQPGDWKWPSLSSDSDIRTDCQLYRKYEHGACTGSLKSLKEYSEQLKDMVTFYLGCSFSFEKAVQKAGIPIRNVEQKCNVSMYKTSVPCYSISMFHCNLVVTMRPIPESKLGAAVLATSELKEAHGAPIHIGDPGLLGIQDLSKPDYGDTVQLHPGDIPVFWACGVTGVEAIINCRTPLAFTHSRDCTFITDLENDNIRSLGGVPQVHCISQDPLHFSIVSAEAAQKIKTLETLIGIDPGERGVRHLQRQGELLGACLAMSHAGSVLITTGFPTHFSHEPPEENDGPPGALAIAAMLQALEKQVAIVTDQRAMDLNKKIIEEAVQLGILKKPIPLLSYQRESANSALTFLCENGNPGRPRFDHLVAIERAGMAADGNYYNARKVNIKHLVDPIDELFLAAQTIPGITTTGVGDGGNELGMGKVKDAVKKHIKNGDVIACDVEADFTVVAGVSNWGGYAIACALHVLRCCEIHDRYLRRAVGFPRAPSQRLWLPALPSVPKEEKLLKTLVQLGVRSGKTASLEMEVDGLPFYSTHSLMIEKLLQEAQQ from the exons GCTATAAACAGGCCAATGTTGTGATTTTGCACAAGTCCCTGGCTGATGACTTTGAGAAGTTCTGCCATGCAAATGATGGACCCCTGCCACTGCTGTACAGAACTCAACCAGGTGACTGGAAATGGCCTTCCCTGAGTAGTGATTCTGATATCAG AACTGACTGCCAGCTGTACAGAAAATATGAGCATGGAGCTTGTACTGGATCACTGAAAAGCCTTAAGGAGTATTCTGAACAACTCAAGGACATGGTGACTTTTTATTtaggctgcagcttctcttttGAAAAAGCAGTCCAAAAAGCTGGCATTCCTATCAGAAACGTTGAGCAAAAATGTAATGTAAGCATGTACAAA ACATCTGTGCCTTGCTACAGCATTTCTATGTTTCACTGCAACTTAGTAGTCACAATGAGACCTATTCCTGAAAGCAAgttgggagcagctgtgctaGCAACGTCAGAATTAAAAGAAGCTCATGGAGCACCAATTCACATAGGTGACCCTG GTCTGCTGGGAATACAAGATCTTTCTAAACCAGACTATGGAGATACAGTTCAACTTCACCCTGGTGACATTCCAGTGTTTTGGGCCTGTGGAGTAACAGGAGTAGAAGCAATTATCAACTGTC gAACTCCGTTAGCTTTTACTCATTCTCGTGACTGCACGTTCATTACTGACCTAGAGAATGACAATATCAGATCCTTAGGAGGAGTCCCACAGGTCCACTGCATCTCTCAAGATCCtctgcatttcagcattgtGTCAGCAGAAGCAGCCCAAAAGATAAAGACTCTAGAGACCCTAATTGGAATAGATCCAG GAGAGAGGGGTGTAAGGCACCTGCAGCGCCAGGGTGAGCTGCTGGGGGCCTGCCTGGCCATGTCCCACGCAGGGTCCGTGCTGATAACAACGGGATTTCCCACCCACTTCAGCCACGAGCCGCCCGAGGAGAACGACGGCCCCCCGGGAGCCCTTGCCATTGCAGCTATGCTGCAGGCCTTGGAGAAACAGGTTGCCATAGTTACAGATCAGAGAGCCATGGATCTGAATAAAAAGATTATTGAAGAAGCTGTTCAACTAG GAATCCTGAAGAAGCCCATCCCTCTATTGAGTTATCAAAGGGAAAGTGCCAATTCAGCTTTAACATTTTTGTGTGAGAATGGGAATCCTGGAAGACCTAG ATTTGATCACTTGGTAGCCATAGAACGTGCTGGGATGGCTGCTGATGGCAATTATTACAATGCCAGGAAAGTTAACATTAAACACCTCGTGGATCCCATAGATGAACTATTTTTAGCTgcacaaaccattccaggaaTCACAACAACAG GTGTTGGAGATGGAGGAAATGAATTAGGAATGGGCAAAGTAAAAGATGCTGTAAAGAAGCACATAAAAAACGGAGATGTTATAGCTTGTGATGTTGAAGCTGATTTTACTGTTGTAGCTG GGGTCTCTAACTGGGGTGGCTACGCCATTGCCTGTGCTCTGCACGTGCTGCGCTGCTGTGAGATCCACGACCGCTACCTGCGCAGAGCCGTCGGCTTTCCACGCGCGCCGAGCCAGAGGCTCTGGCTGCCAGCGCTCCCGTCCGTCCCCAAG gaagaaaagcttctgaaaacaCTTGTGCAGCTCGGGGTCCGCAGTGGCAAAACTGCCAGTCTAGAGATGGAAGTGGATGGGCTGCCCTTCTACAGCACCCATTCACTTATGAttgaaaagctgctgcaggaagcacagcagTGA
- the GPR68 gene encoding ovarian cancer G-protein coupled receptor 1, producing the protein MVNFTENATEKCNINHDIHETLSPVVYIFVFVLGLPANCLSLYYGYLQIKAKNELGIYLCNLTIADLLYIFSLPFWLQYALQHDNWTYDELLCKVCGIILYENIYISVGFLCCISIDRYLAVVHPFRFQRFRTMKAAAIVSIIIWAKEIMTCCFVFTHGEISMDAESHLVCFEHYPIKKWEHNVNYYRFSAGFLFPLFLLAFSYCGILRVVHKSPGTQKKKKIQIKRLVSSTVFIFLVCFGPYHILLVVRSLLENSCSFAEKIFNVYHISLLLTTFNCVADPVLYCFSSESTYQNFVKMRDSCLTCLGHLSTETKESYPLNTTETPNRKQHEQQPGLLQIPLDGAGMKDCFTTNVGSL; encoded by the coding sequence ATGGTGAACTTCACTGAGAATGCTACTGAGAAATGCAATATTAATCATGATATCCACGAGACATTATCCCCTGTGGTGTACATATTTGTGTTTGTATTAGGCTTGCCAGCTAACTGCCTGTCACTGTACTATGGGTATTTACAGATCAAGGCTAAAAATGAATTAGGCATCTACCTTTGCAATTTGACTATAGCAGACCTGCtgtatatattttctttgcctttttggCTTCAGTATGCTTTACAGCATGACAACTGGACCTATGATGAGCTGCTGTGCAAAGTTTGTGGCATCATCCTGTATGAGAATATCTACATCAGCGTGGGCTTCCTGTGCTGCATCTCCATCGACCGCTACCTGGCCGTGGTGCACCCCTTTCGGTTTCAGCGCTTTCGGACCATGAAGGCTGCTGCCATTGTCAGCATCATTATCTGGGCCAAAGAAATTATGACATGCTGCTTTGTCTTCACACACGGGGAGATCAGTATGGATGCTGAGAGCCACCTGGTGTGCTTTGAGCATTACCCCATCAAGAAATGGGAGCACAATGTCAATTACTACCGCTTCTCTGCTGgcttccttttccccctctttctgCTGGCCTTCTCCTACTGTGGGATTTTACGAGTTGTCCACAAGAGTCCTGGCActcaaaagaagaagaaaatccaaattaaaaGACTGGTATCAAGcactgttttcatatttttagtCTGCTTTGGACCATACCACATCCTACTTGTAGTTCGTAGCTTGTTGGAGAACAGCTGCTCATTTGCTGAGAAGATATTTAATGTTTACCATATTTCTCTCCTGTTAACTACTTTTAACTGTGTTGCTGATCCAGTATTGTACTGTTTTTCCAGTGAAAGCACTTACCAGAACTTTGTCAAGATGAGAGACTCTTGTCTAACATGTTTAGGCCATCTGAGTACTGAGACAAAGGAATCCTATCCACTAAACACTACTGAGACTCCCAACAGAAAACAGCATGAACAACAACCAGGATTATTACAAATACCACTTGATGGTGCTGGAATGAAGGACTGCTTCACAACTAATGTAGGAAGCCTATAG